A region from the Gossypium hirsutum isolate 1008001.06 chromosome A08, Gossypium_hirsutum_v2.1, whole genome shotgun sequence genome encodes:
- the LOC107895114 gene encoding MYB-like transcription factor ODO1: MGRQPCCDKLGVKKGPWTAEEDKKLINFILTNGQCCWRAVPKLAGLRRCGKSCRLRWTNYLRPDLKRGLLSETEEQLVIDLHARLGNRWSKIAARLPGRTDNEIKNHWNTHIKKKLIKMGIDPVTHEPLNKEAKTEESSSHAHHSADNHTTENDGIANPSEDNSSSPTENCSTTDDPNLLDAICNDESLLNSLGMDEPPLVDVSWTSISAGESNCNLTSLPSWEEDCAWLLDYQDFGTNDFGFDYLDDIELNTLEMGDKSVA, encoded by the exons ATGGGTAGGCAGCCTTGCTGTGACAAACTGGGTGTGAAAAAAGGGCCATGGACTGCCGAGGAAGACAAGAAACTCATCAACTTTATCCTCACCAATGGCCAGTGTTGCTGGCGTGCTGTTCCTAAGCTTGCCGGCCTCCGCCGCTGCGGTAAGAGCTGCCGCCTTCGATGGACTAATTACCTTCGGCCTGACTTGAAGAGAGGCCTTCTTTCTGAGACCGAAGAACAGTTGGTTATTGACCTTCATGCCCGTCTTGGAAATAG GTGGTCGAAGATTGCAGCCAGGTTGCCAGGCAGAACTGATAATGAGATCAAGAATCACTGGAACACCCATATCAAGAAAAAGCTTATTAAAATGGGAATCGATCCCGTTACTCACGAACCCTTGAACAAAGAAGCTAAGACCGAAGAAAGTTCATCCCATGCTCATCATTCTGCAGATAACCATACCACAGAAAATGATGGCATAGCCAATCCATCAGAGGATAATTCAAGTTCACCAACTGAGAATTGCTCTACTACTGATGACCCCAATTTGTTAGACGCTATTTGCAACGATGAATCTTTATTGAATAGCTTAGGGATGGACGAACCTCCCCTAGTGGATGTTTCATGGACCAGTATATCAGCAGGAGAATCCAACTGCAACCTCACAAGCTTACCGTCTTGGGAGGAGGACTGCGCATGGTTGCTGGATTATCAGGATTTTGGTACTAACGACTTTGGGTTCGATTACCTAGACGACATTGAATTGAACACGTTAGAGATGGGCGACAAATCAGTAGCCTGA